The following proteins are co-located in the Silene latifolia isolate original U9 population chromosome 1, ASM4854445v1, whole genome shotgun sequence genome:
- the LOC141608871 gene encoding uncharacterized protein LOC141608871 isoform X1: MSMSIKASCSLSCFPSSLSNTILNCQKIYKTSLGRQPFGNKYTVQHIASLKAVEQRYFRHENVISKKGHIRKCFPVASEGFFPDNVIEVDTADPEELPLDFAQHVDDEDIISGDSYKNSEENGGKSGFVSFYYRHQRKDNVARTSTIKKNHNSLLWFAGPAILVGSFILPSLYLRRIISTIFEDSLLTDFLILFFTEALFYCGVAVFLLIIHHLWSPGKIATATSDLGKHTNQIGHRISYVAVLMLSLIIPMVTMGFVWPWTGPAASATLAPYLVGIVVQYAFEQYARYTKSPSWSVIPVVFQVYRLHQLNRAAQLVTALSFTVRGAEMTAHNLAINKSLGTLLNVLQILGLICIWSLSNFLMRFFPSSAIEQ; encoded by the exons ATGAGCATGTCAATCAAAGCAAGTTGTTCTCTTTCTTGCTTTCCCTCTTCTCTCTCTAATACCATTTTAAATTGCCAAAAAATTTACAAG ACAAGCTTAGGAAGGCAACCCTTTGGGAATAAGTACACTGTGCAGCATATAGCAAGTTTGAAAG CAGTCGAGCAACGATACTTCAGGCATGAAAATGTCATATCTAAAAAGGGTCATATTAGAAAATGTTTCCCAGTTGCTTCTGAAGGTTTCTTTCCAGATAATGTGATAGAGGTAGATACTGCAGACCCAGAAGAGTTGCCTTTGGACTTTGCCCAACatgttgatgatgaagacatCATCTCTGGGGACTCATACAAGAACTCTGAAGAGAATGGTGGAAAATCTGGTTTTGTGTCCTTCTATTATCGTCATCAAAGAAAAGACAACGTTGCTCGTACATCAACCATTAAAAAGAATCACAACAGCCTTTTGTGGTTTGCTGGCCCTGCTATATTGGTAGGCTCATTCATTCTGCCATCACTGTATTTACGCAGGATAATATCTACAATATTTGAAGACTCCCTCTTGACAG aCTTTCTTATATTGTTTTTCACGGAGGCGTTATTCTACTGCGGGGTTGCAGTTTTTCTTCTTATCATTCATCATCTCTGGAGTCCTGGGAAAATAGCTACTGCTACCAGTGATCTTGGGAAGCATACAAATCAGATTGGtcatcgcatttcatatgttgcCGTATTGATGCTCAGTCTTATAATACCTATGGTTACCATGGGATTTGTTTGGCCATGGACTGGTCCCGCTGCTTCCGCTACTCTCGCTCCTTATTTGGTCGGTATAGTTGTACAGTACGCATTTGAGCAGTATGCAAGATATACCAAATCACCTTCGTGGTCTGTCATACCTGTTGTGTTTCAG GTATATAGATTACATCAACTGAATCGAGCTGCACAGCTGGTAACTGCTCTTTCTTTCACAGTACGAGGAGCTGAGATGACTGCACACAATTTGGCCATCAATAAATCGCTAGGAACTCTTCTTAATGTCCTCCAAATTCTTGGCCTAATATGCATCTGGTCGCTCTCAAACTTTCTTATGAGGTTTTTCCCGTCTTCTGCTATAGAACAATGA
- the LOC141608871 gene encoding uncharacterized protein LOC141608871 isoform X2, with protein MSMSIKASCSLSCFPSSLSNTILNCQKIYKTSLGRQPFGNKYTVQHIASLKVEQRYFRHENVISKKGHIRKCFPVASEGFFPDNVIEVDTADPEELPLDFAQHVDDEDIISGDSYKNSEENGGKSGFVSFYYRHQRKDNVARTSTIKKNHNSLLWFAGPAILVGSFILPSLYLRRIISTIFEDSLLTDFLILFFTEALFYCGVAVFLLIIHHLWSPGKIATATSDLGKHTNQIGHRISYVAVLMLSLIIPMVTMGFVWPWTGPAASATLAPYLVGIVVQYAFEQYARYTKSPSWSVIPVVFQVYRLHQLNRAAQLVTALSFTVRGAEMTAHNLAINKSLGTLLNVLQILGLICIWSLSNFLMRFFPSSAIEQ; from the exons ATGAGCATGTCAATCAAAGCAAGTTGTTCTCTTTCTTGCTTTCCCTCTTCTCTCTCTAATACCATTTTAAATTGCCAAAAAATTTACAAG ACAAGCTTAGGAAGGCAACCCTTTGGGAATAAGTACACTGTGCAGCATATAGCAAGTTTGAAAG TCGAGCAACGATACTTCAGGCATGAAAATGTCATATCTAAAAAGGGTCATATTAGAAAATGTTTCCCAGTTGCTTCTGAAGGTTTCTTTCCAGATAATGTGATAGAGGTAGATACTGCAGACCCAGAAGAGTTGCCTTTGGACTTTGCCCAACatgttgatgatgaagacatCATCTCTGGGGACTCATACAAGAACTCTGAAGAGAATGGTGGAAAATCTGGTTTTGTGTCCTTCTATTATCGTCATCAAAGAAAAGACAACGTTGCTCGTACATCAACCATTAAAAAGAATCACAACAGCCTTTTGTGGTTTGCTGGCCCTGCTATATTGGTAGGCTCATTCATTCTGCCATCACTGTATTTACGCAGGATAATATCTACAATATTTGAAGACTCCCTCTTGACAG aCTTTCTTATATTGTTTTTCACGGAGGCGTTATTCTACTGCGGGGTTGCAGTTTTTCTTCTTATCATTCATCATCTCTGGAGTCCTGGGAAAATAGCTACTGCTACCAGTGATCTTGGGAAGCATACAAATCAGATTGGtcatcgcatttcatatgttgcCGTATTGATGCTCAGTCTTATAATACCTATGGTTACCATGGGATTTGTTTGGCCATGGACTGGTCCCGCTGCTTCCGCTACTCTCGCTCCTTATTTGGTCGGTATAGTTGTACAGTACGCATTTGAGCAGTATGCAAGATATACCAAATCACCTTCGTGGTCTGTCATACCTGTTGTGTTTCAG GTATATAGATTACATCAACTGAATCGAGCTGCACAGCTGGTAACTGCTCTTTCTTTCACAGTACGAGGAGCTGAGATGACTGCACACAATTTGGCCATCAATAAATCGCTAGGAACTCTTCTTAATGTCCTCCAAATTCTTGGCCTAATATGCATCTGGTCGCTCTCAAACTTTCTTATGAGGTTTTTCCCGTCTTCTGCTATAGAACAATGA
- the LOC141608884 gene encoding uncharacterized protein LOC141608884 isoform X1, translated as MRSVLKWTLMEEVEKSERSISSSSSANTRKLAGTVNWGTATTVAIFAGMLYGGSKEAAASVSKDAEVTLKLGSTPDKREQYRLMRDAMEKRFVRVTRGSIVGGVRLGMFTATFYCLQNWLAEKRQVHDVYNIALSGSATAATFGLIMPGSLIWRARNVMMGAILGAAFCFPLGWAQLKMVEKANEQSIAPRKEKPSKALELP; from the exons ATGAGAA GTGTTCTCAAGTGGACATTAATGGAAGAAGTAGAAAAGTCTGAGAGATctatctcatcatcatcatcagct AATACCCGCAAGTTGGCTGGAACTGTAAATTGGGGTACGGCCACCACGGTTGCAATATTTGCTGGTATGCTCTATGGTGGCAGCAAGGAAGCAGCTGCTTCTGTT AGTAAGGATGCCGAAGTAACCCTCAAGCTTGGCAGTACCCCTGACAAGCGGGAGCAATACCGGTTAATGAGAGATGCAATGGAAAAGAGGTTTGTAAGAGTCACACGAGGCTCAATAGTTGGTGGTGTCCGCCTTGGGATGTTTACCGCCACATTCTATTGTCTACAGAATTGGCTAGCTGAAAAACGACAAGTTCATGATGTATATAACATTGCTTTATCCGGTTCAGCCACTGCCGCCACATTTGGCCTGATAA TGCCAGGATCTCTTATTTGGCGAGCTAGGAATGTCATGATGGGAGCGATTCTAGGAGCAGCCTTTTGCTTTCCTCTAG GTTGGGCACAATTGAAGATGGTTGAAAAGGCAAATGAGCAAAGCATTGCTCCAAGAAAGGAGAAACCAAGCAAAGCATTGGAGCTGCCGTAA
- the LOC141608884 gene encoding uncharacterized protein LOC141608884 isoform X2, with translation MEEVEKSERSISSSSSANTRKLAGTVNWGTATTVAIFAGMLYGGSKEAAASVSKDAEVTLKLGSTPDKREQYRLMRDAMEKRFVRVTRGSIVGGVRLGMFTATFYCLQNWLAEKRQVHDVYNIALSGSATAATFGLIMPGSLIWRARNVMMGAILGAAFCFPLGWAQLKMVEKANEQSIAPRKEKPSKALELP, from the exons ATGGAAGAAGTAGAAAAGTCTGAGAGATctatctcatcatcatcatcagct AATACCCGCAAGTTGGCTGGAACTGTAAATTGGGGTACGGCCACCACGGTTGCAATATTTGCTGGTATGCTCTATGGTGGCAGCAAGGAAGCAGCTGCTTCTGTT AGTAAGGATGCCGAAGTAACCCTCAAGCTTGGCAGTACCCCTGACAAGCGGGAGCAATACCGGTTAATGAGAGATGCAATGGAAAAGAGGTTTGTAAGAGTCACACGAGGCTCAATAGTTGGTGGTGTCCGCCTTGGGATGTTTACCGCCACATTCTATTGTCTACAGAATTGGCTAGCTGAAAAACGACAAGTTCATGATGTATATAACATTGCTTTATCCGGTTCAGCCACTGCCGCCACATTTGGCCTGATAA TGCCAGGATCTCTTATTTGGCGAGCTAGGAATGTCATGATGGGAGCGATTCTAGGAGCAGCCTTTTGCTTTCCTCTAG GTTGGGCACAATTGAAGATGGTTGAAAAGGCAAATGAGCAAAGCATTGCTCCAAGAAAGGAGAAACCAAGCAAAGCATTGGAGCTGCCGTAA